The following proteins come from a genomic window of Gottfriedia acidiceleris:
- a CDS encoding pyroglutamyl-peptidase I, translating into MLLNTLLLTGFEPFLNFSINPTEEIVKELNNQEVGGFQIIGAVLPVDFRAAGNELLKLFHTYNPSAVISLGLAGGRFKITPERIAINCNDGAADNKGNKYAGVKIDPEGPDGLFTTLPIQTIVNELNNHKFPAEISNSAGTYLCNNVMYQMLNELKKINKQIPSGFIHIPASHEMAVIDQKLPSWSQTDLTNAIKLAIEVIGLND; encoded by the coding sequence GTGCTTTTGAACACATTATTATTAACAGGTTTTGAACCTTTTCTGAACTTTTCAATTAATCCTACAGAAGAAATTGTGAAAGAGCTAAATAATCAAGAGGTTGGAGGGTTTCAAATTATCGGGGCAGTTTTACCTGTTGATTTCAGAGCAGCGGGTAATGAGTTATTAAAATTGTTTCATACGTATAACCCATCAGCGGTTATATCATTAGGATTAGCAGGTGGTAGATTTAAAATAACGCCAGAACGGATCGCCATAAATTGCAATGATGGTGCAGCGGATAATAAAGGGAATAAATATGCAGGGGTTAAAATTGATCCAGAAGGCCCAGATGGACTATTTACAACACTTCCAATTCAAACAATTGTTAATGAATTAAACAATCACAAATTTCCAGCTGAAATATCCAATTCTGCAGGTACTTATTTGTGTAATAACGTTATGTATCAAATGCTTAATGAATTAAAAAAAATAAACAAGCAAATTCCGAGTGGCTTTATTCATATTCCAGCTTCACATGAAATGGCCGTAATTGATCAGAAGTTGCCAAGTTGGTCACAAACCGATTTGACGAATGCAATAAAGCTTGCAATTGAAGTGATTGGTCTAAATGACTAG
- a CDS encoding LacI family DNA-binding transcriptional regulator: MAGIKDIAKEAGVSISTVSYALNGSPKVTEETRSRILKIANRLGYVPNAAARMLKVKETKIIGVFLADYGGYFYGPLLRGMRQVLNDKGYELIACSGVQSHRLLLEKVIDGGIILDQAFSDEELLDYAEKNYKMVVMDRELQHNNIKGVLLDNNGGAKLAIKELLKNDVKKVYVVTGPEGSYDSSKRMEGVREELANYPKIDLIEISGNFMKDSGELAAKQIFSNYTTEPAAIFCFNDEMAIGIYNYLQDTEYKVGKDVYIVGFDNIELSQYVTPRLSTVSYSTFDWGSLAAKNLLKLISNEIVENKKIEVSLTVGGSS, encoded by the coding sequence ATGGCGGGCATAAAAGATATTGCCAAAGAAGCTGGAGTTTCCATTTCAACAGTGTCATATGCATTGAATGGTAGCCCAAAAGTAACAGAAGAAACTCGAAGCAGAATCTTGAAGATTGCCAATAGATTAGGTTATGTTCCTAATGCAGCGGCAAGAATGTTAAAGGTTAAAGAAACGAAAATTATTGGGGTATTCTTAGCTGATTATGGTGGTTATTTTTACGGACCACTTTTAAGAGGAATGAGACAAGTTTTAAACGACAAAGGTTATGAATTAATTGCTTGTTCTGGTGTGCAATCGCATCGACTTTTATTAGAAAAAGTAATTGATGGTGGAATCATTTTAGATCAGGCTTTTTCAGATGAAGAACTTTTAGATTATGCTGAAAAAAATTATAAAATGGTAGTGATGGATCGAGAATTACAGCACAACAATATTAAAGGAGTTCTATTAGATAATAATGGCGGAGCTAAGTTAGCGATTAAAGAACTTCTTAAAAATGATGTCAAAAAAGTATATGTAGTAACAGGGCCAGAAGGATCATACGATTCAAGTAAACGTATGGAAGGTGTTAGAGAAGAATTAGCAAATTATCCTAAAATTGATTTGATTGAAATCAGTGGAAATTTCATGAAAGATTCAGGAGAGTTAGCAGCAAAACAAATCTTTTCAAACTATACTACTGAACCAGCTGCAATTTTCTGTTTTAATGATGAAATGGCAATTGGAATCTATAACTATCTACAAGATACAGAATACAAAGTAGGTAAAGATGTTTATATTGTAGGCTTCGATAATATTGAATTATCACAATATGTAACACCAAGATTAAGTACAGTCTCTTATTCTACATTTGATTGGGGTTCATTAGCGGCTAAAAATTTATTGAAACTCATATCTAACGAAATTGTTGAGAATAAGAAAATTGAAGTTTCATTAACTGTTGGTGGCTCTTCTTAA
- a CDS encoding glycoside hydrolase family 10 protein translates to MKKRKLGKYAIAATVGASLLFQQIQNVHAETTLQNSIPPKHEMRAAWIASVVNIDWPSATGLSEMQQKSEFIKLLDDVEKMGMNSVVVQIKPTADAFYPSKYGPWSKYLTGTQGKDPGYDPLAFMVEEAHKRNIEFHAWFNPYRITMPRTAPGNATLDDLNTLAENHPARKHPEWVVPYGKQLYFDPGNPDARQFIIEGIMEVVKKYDIDAVHLDDYFYPYRIAGQEFPDQSSYEKYGKQKFANIEDWRRDNVNQFVKILHNSIKNEKSYVKFGISPFGVWRNIAKDPTGSNTTAGQTNYDDLFADTREWINKEYLDYITPQIYWNIGFEPAAYDILANWWTKEVKGKNIDLYIGQADYKINDNNAAWALPDELPSQIALNRTIPEIKGSMHFSISDLNRNPLGIKDRLSQDLYSTKALIPAMPWLDDQAPKKPKIENASRTKDGIQLTLNTHSNDQDVAYYVVYRFDGLHKDSIDDPRNILTTVRKSENGKTTTYLDTTANIDKEYTYEITAVDRLHNESKVSNQIKVKASIK, encoded by the coding sequence ATGAAGAAAAGAAAACTTGGAAAATATGCGATTGCAGCTACAGTTGGTGCATCTTTATTATTTCAACAAATACAAAATGTTCATGCTGAAACTACTTTACAGAACTCAATCCCGCCTAAGCATGAGATGCGAGCAGCATGGATTGCATCAGTAGTAAACATAGATTGGCCATCAGCAACTGGATTATCTGAAATGCAACAAAAATCGGAGTTTATTAAACTATTAGATGATGTGGAAAAGATGGGAATGAATTCAGTTGTTGTCCAAATTAAACCGACCGCTGATGCTTTTTATCCTTCTAAATATGGTCCATGGTCTAAATATTTAACTGGTACGCAAGGCAAGGATCCGGGCTATGATCCACTTGCATTTATGGTTGAGGAAGCACATAAACGTAATATTGAGTTTCATGCTTGGTTTAATCCTTATCGTATTACAATGCCTCGAACTGCACCAGGAAATGCGACTTTAGATGACTTAAATACTTTAGCAGAAAACCATCCTGCAAGAAAACATCCTGAATGGGTAGTCCCATATGGAAAGCAATTATATTTTGATCCAGGTAATCCTGACGCACGTCAATTTATTATTGAGGGCATAATGGAAGTAGTAAAAAAATATGATATCGATGCAGTGCACTTGGATGATTATTTTTATCCATATCGTATCGCAGGTCAAGAATTTCCAGATCAATCCTCCTACGAGAAATATGGTAAACAAAAGTTTGCTAATATTGAAGATTGGAGACGAGATAATGTAAATCAGTTCGTAAAAATTCTTCATAATTCAATAAAAAATGAAAAATCTTATGTGAAATTTGGGATTAGTCCTTTTGGAGTTTGGCGAAATATAGCAAAAGACCCTACTGGTTCAAATACTACTGCTGGTCAAACAAATTATGATGATTTATTTGCTGACACAAGAGAATGGATTAATAAAGAATATCTAGATTATATTACTCCGCAAATCTATTGGAATATAGGATTTGAACCTGCTGCGTATGATATACTTGCGAATTGGTGGACGAAGGAAGTAAAAGGTAAGAATATTGATTTATATATTGGACAAGCTGATTACAAAATTAACGATAACAATGCAGCTTGGGCTTTACCTGATGAATTACCAAGTCAAATTGCATTAAATCGTACAATTCCTGAAATCAAAGGTAGTATGCATTTTTCAATTTCAGACTTAAATCGAAATCCACTTGGTATTAAAGATCGTTTAAGCCAAGACTTATATAGTACAAAAGCATTAATTCCAGCAATGCCATGGTTAGATGACCAAGCTCCAAAGAAACCAAAAATCGAAAACGCTTCTCGTACAAAAGATGGAATCCAACTTACTTTGAATACTCACTCTAATGATCAAGATGTTGCATATTATGTTGTATACCGTTTTGATGGATTACATAAAGATAGCATTGACGATCCAAGAAACATCTTAACTACTGTTCGTAAATCGGAAAATGGTAAAACAACAACATATTTAGATACAACAGCAAATATAGATAAAGAATACACTTATGAAATAACTGCAGTAGATCGACTTCATAATGAAAGTAAAGTAAGCAATCAAATAAAGGTTAAAGCTAGTATAAAATAG
- a CDS encoding 5-oxoprolinase subunit PxpA, giving the protein MIHIDLNCDLGESFGNYKINDEQIMPHITSANIACGFHAGDPFVIYETVKLAKQYNLSIGAHPSFPDLLGFGRREINFSEEEIYKLVLYQIGALYSVCKVNRVELRHLKPHGALYNMAATNLKLALAITKAMKNFDTSLTLYGLANSKLIEAAIEMNIPFSSEVFVDRAYGDDGLLVPRNQLNSVYHNTKDAINQALQIVKTKTVTTISGKDIPIQADTICIHSDSDISIKLAMELRKVFTDNNILVKSIGA; this is encoded by the coding sequence TTGATTCACATTGATTTGAACTGTGATTTAGGTGAAAGTTTTGGAAATTACAAAATAAATGACGAGCAAATTATGCCACACATTACTTCAGCTAATATCGCTTGCGGATTTCATGCGGGAGATCCGTTTGTAATTTATGAAACAGTAAAATTAGCAAAGCAATATAATTTATCAATTGGAGCGCATCCAAGCTTCCCAGATTTACTTGGTTTTGGTAGAAGAGAAATTAATTTCAGTGAAGAAGAAATATATAAATTAGTTCTCTATCAAATTGGTGCACTTTATTCGGTATGCAAAGTAAACCGAGTTGAGCTTCGTCATTTAAAACCTCATGGTGCACTTTATAATATGGCGGCTACAAATTTGAAACTCGCTTTAGCAATTACAAAAGCAATGAAAAACTTCGATACTTCACTAACCTTATATGGACTAGCAAATAGCAAATTGATAGAAGCAGCGATTGAAATGAATATTCCTTTTTCTTCAGAAGTCTTTGTAGATCGAGCATATGGTGATGATGGTTTATTAGTACCTCGTAATCAATTAAACTCGGTTTATCACAATACAAAAGATGCCATTAATCAGGCACTTCAAATTGTAAAAACCAAAACCGTTACGACAATTTCCGGTAAAGATATTCCAATTCAAGCTGATACCATTTGTATACATAGTGATTCTGACATTTCAATTAAATTAGCGATGGAATTACGTAAAGTATTTACTGATAATAACATTCTTGTTAAGTCTATAGGAGCGTAA
- a CDS encoding pseudouridine synthase, protein MRINVYISASGYCSRRAAERLVASGQVKINGLIAEKNSIVEENDVVQIRDEVIYLTSEKDYIILNKPVGITCTGLQTVEGNIIDFVNYPKRIFPIGRLDKDSEGLIILTNDGPIAHKILHSEHGHEKEYIVTIDQPVNEDFINGMSNGVLIGTILTKKCKVEKIDEFTFRIILTQGLNRQIRKMAKSFGFKVIKLKRIRIMNIHLENLEIGKWRKLTDNELFTLKEQLKEEESNENFN, encoded by the coding sequence TTGAGAATTAATGTTTATATTAGCGCATCAGGGTATTGTTCTAGAAGAGCTGCAGAACGATTGGTTGCATCGGGACAGGTTAAAATTAACGGACTTATTGCTGAAAAAAACAGCATAGTAGAAGAAAATGATGTTGTACAAATACGAGATGAAGTGATTTACTTAACGAGTGAAAAAGACTATATCATTTTAAATAAACCAGTAGGGATTACTTGTACAGGATTACAAACTGTAGAAGGAAATATAATTGATTTTGTCAATTATCCAAAAAGGATTTTTCCAATAGGTAGATTAGATAAAGATTCTGAAGGATTAATCATTCTTACAAATGACGGACCTATTGCACATAAAATTTTACATAGTGAACATGGACATGAAAAAGAGTATATTGTCACAATTGATCAGCCAGTTAATGAAGATTTTATTAATGGCATGTCAAATGGGGTACTTATTGGAACAATTTTAACTAAAAAATGTAAAGTTGAAAAAATAGATGAATTTACATTCCGTATTATTTTAACGCAGGGCTTAAATCGTCAAATTCGGAAAATGGCAAAAAGTTTTGGATTTAAAGTGATTAAATTAAAGAGAATTCGAATTATGAATATCCATTTGGAAAATCTAGAAATAGGTAAATGGAGAAAATTAACAGATAACGAATTATTTACTTTAAAAGAACAATTGAAAGAGGAAGAATCCAATGAAAATTTTAATTGA
- a CDS encoding YaiI/YqxD family protein, producing MKILIDADGCPVVSETIKIAAEFKINVLLLCDTAHIMQREGAETIVVSQGADAVDFALVNRVVNGDLVITQDYGLAAMVLAKQAYVLNQNGFLYTNENIDSLLHTRYVSKKIRNAGGRVKGPKKRQKLDNTNFENGLRNLLSSISL from the coding sequence ATGAAAATTTTAATTGATGCAGATGGCTGTCCAGTAGTTTCAGAAACAATTAAAATTGCAGCAGAATTTAAGATAAACGTTCTTTTATTATGTGATACTGCTCATATAATGCAAAGAGAGGGCGCTGAAACAATAGTTGTTTCACAAGGTGCGGATGCTGTCGATTTTGCTTTAGTAAATCGAGTTGTAAATGGAGATCTCGTAATTACTCAAGATTACGGTCTTGCTGCAATGGTTTTAGCAAAGCAAGCTTATGTATTAAATCAAAACGGCTTTCTATATACAAATGAAAATATTGATTCACTTTTGCATACTCGATATGTTTCAAAGAAAATTCGAAATGCAGGTGGACGAGTGAAGGGACCAAAAAAACGTCAGAAGCTTGATAATACAAATTTCGAAAATGGATTAAGAAATTTACTTTCTTCAATTTCTTTATAG
- the recQ gene encoding DNA helicase RecQ, whose product MLTLARENLKKYFGYENFRVGQEQIIERVLSGKHTAGIMPTGGGKSICYQIPATILQGVTLVISPLISLMKDQVDALHQVGIPSTFINSSLSYNEVNERMMDLSYGEYKILYVAPERLESESFINELKRLPILLVAVDEAHCISSWGHDFRPSYLRIKNLIQELPTNPTILALTATATPQVKSDICNQLGIIEETTIITGFERENLSFKVIRGQNRLDYICNYIKQNKNESGIIYAATRKEVDNVTNKLKNLGISVGKYHAGLSDAERSKQQDAFLQDNINVMVATNAFGMGIDKSNVRYVIHYQMPKNMESYYQEAGRAGRDGLESECILLFTAQDVQIQRFLIEQSTFEHNRLKQEISKLQSMKDYSYCETCLQAFILKYFGDETDHSCGKCSNCIDQRTSIDITIDAQIVLSCIIRMGERFGKTMVASVLTGSMNKKLIDLNFHTLTTYGLFKTRTLKSVGDLIDYLTSEQFIGVTSGKFPLLTVTNRGREVLLNKINVMKKEEIQVSEITNVDNDLFDQLRSLRKEIATELGVPPFVVFADSTLRDLCKLLPTTDEEFLQAKGVGLQKQQKFGKQFIEVIKKYKEENHIEVETKKTKAITINKVPSHKISYESYQNGLHISEIAKERGLNTTTVENHILQSAMEDDHFDWDEVVPNDIEKQIKDVINTVGSEKLRPIKDELPSEISYFMIKAVIMKSTI is encoded by the coding sequence ATGTTAACACTTGCAAGAGAAAATTTAAAAAAGTATTTTGGATATGAAAATTTTAGAGTTGGACAAGAACAAATTATTGAACGAGTTTTATCAGGAAAGCACACTGCTGGTATTATGCCTACAGGTGGTGGAAAGTCGATCTGTTATCAAATTCCAGCGACAATTCTCCAAGGAGTTACCCTCGTCATTTCTCCTTTAATCTCTTTAATGAAAGACCAGGTAGATGCATTGCATCAAGTAGGTATTCCTTCCACATTTATTAATAGTTCACTTTCTTATAATGAAGTAAATGAAAGAATGATGGATTTAAGTTATGGTGAATATAAAATTCTATATGTTGCACCTGAACGATTAGAATCAGAAAGCTTTATCAACGAATTAAAAAGATTGCCAATCTTACTTGTAGCAGTAGATGAAGCACACTGTATATCGTCATGGGGACATGATTTTAGACCAAGTTACTTACGCATAAAAAATTTAATACAAGAATTGCCTACGAACCCAACAATACTGGCACTTACTGCAACGGCAACTCCTCAAGTTAAATCTGATATTTGTAATCAACTTGGAATAATTGAGGAAACGACAATCATTACAGGCTTTGAACGAGAGAATTTGTCATTTAAAGTCATTAGAGGACAAAATCGATTAGATTATATTTGTAATTACATAAAACAAAATAAAAACGAATCAGGTATTATTTACGCTGCAACTAGAAAAGAAGTAGATAATGTTACAAATAAATTAAAAAATCTTGGTATCTCTGTCGGTAAATATCATGCAGGCTTAAGCGATGCAGAACGTTCAAAACAACAGGATGCATTTTTACAAGATAATATTAATGTAATGGTCGCTACGAATGCATTTGGGATGGGAATTGACAAAAGTAATGTTAGATACGTAATCCATTATCAAATGCCTAAAAATATGGAAAGCTATTACCAAGAGGCTGGAAGAGCAGGACGAGATGGATTAGAAAGTGAATGTATTTTACTTTTTACTGCACAAGATGTTCAAATACAAAGATTTTTAATTGAACAATCTACTTTTGAACATAATCGTCTAAAACAAGAAATTTCAAAACTACAATCAATGAAGGATTACAGTTATTGCGAAACATGTTTACAGGCATTTATTTTAAAATACTTTGGAGATGAAACTGACCACTCCTGTGGTAAATGTAGTAATTGTATTGATCAAAGAACTTCAATAGACATTACAATTGATGCTCAAATCGTTCTATCATGCATTATTCGAATGGGCGAAAGATTTGGTAAAACGATGGTTGCGTCAGTTCTAACAGGATCAATGAATAAAAAATTAATAGACTTAAATTTTCATACTTTAACGACATACGGTTTATTTAAAACACGTACATTAAAAAGTGTCGGTGACTTAATTGATTATTTAACATCGGAACAATTTATTGGTGTAACAAGTGGTAAATTCCCATTGTTAACTGTAACAAATAGGGGAAGAGAAGTACTATTAAATAAAATAAACGTAATGAAAAAAGAAGAAATCCAAGTTTCTGAAATTACAAACGTTGATAATGATTTATTTGATCAATTACGAAGTTTACGTAAAGAAATTGCTACGGAACTTGGAGTACCACCTTTTGTCGTATTTGCAGATAGTACTTTACGAGATTTATGTAAATTACTTCCTACTACTGATGAAGAATTCCTACAAGCAAAAGGTGTCGGATTGCAAAAACAACAAAAATTTGGAAAACAATTTATAGAAGTAATCAAGAAGTATAAAGAAGAAAATCATATTGAAGTAGAGACAAAAAAAACAAAAGCAATAACTATTAACAAAGTACCTTCACACAAAATATCATACGAATCTTATCAAAACGGACTTCATATTTCTGAAATTGCGAAAGAGAGAGGATTAAATACGACTACAGTTGAAAATCATATTCTGCAAAGTGCAATGGAAGATGATCATTTTGACTGGGATGAAGTAGTTCCTAATGATATTGAAAAACAAATTAAAGATGTAATTAATACAGTTGGAAGCGAAAAACTTCGACCTATTAAAGATGAATTACCTTCTGAAATTAGTTATTTTATGATTAAAGCGGTAATTATGAAATCTACAATATAA
- the pxpB gene encoding 5-oxoprolinase subunit PxpB — protein MTSTKLDIFPLGCSGLVCYLGDSISMETNNLVHAFSDYLKTNLMTKISAVVPSYHSITIFYDSINFSYAEINQEIKCHFNRYSRSKINRGHTIYEIPICFSSTFGTELQKVAEHNKLETEDVVRLYLEKMYPIYMIGFIPGFPYLGGLNPKLSTPRLSKPKTVLKGSVGIAGTQTGIYPFESPGGWNIIGRTPISIFSTKNNGTENFKPGELVKFYEINIEGFNQIEQLVKEDNYSIKKEVRFIDSH, from the coding sequence ATGACTAGCACTAAACTGGATATTTTTCCATTAGGTTGCTCTGGCTTAGTATGTTATTTAGGCGATTCAATTTCAATGGAAACAAATAATCTAGTACATGCTTTCTCAGATTATCTAAAAACTAATTTAATGACTAAAATATCAGCAGTCGTACCATCTTATCATTCCATTACGATTTTTTATGATTCGATTAACTTTTCATACGCGGAAATAAACCAAGAAATAAAGTGTCATTTTAATCGCTATAGTCGTTCAAAAATTAACAGAGGGCATACAATTTATGAAATTCCTATTTGTTTTAGTTCCACTTTTGGGACAGAACTTCAAAAAGTAGCAGAGCATAATAAACTAGAAACTGAAGACGTAGTTCGACTTTATCTAGAAAAAATGTATCCCATTTATATGATTGGTTTTATTCCTGGGTTTCCTTATCTTGGCGGGTTAAATCCTAAACTTTCAACTCCAAGACTAAGCAAGCCAAAAACAGTTTTAAAGGGTTCGGTTGGGATTGCTGGAACTCAAACAGGGATTTATCCTTTTGAATCTCCAGGTGGGTGGAATATTATTGGACGTACTCCAATTTCAATATTTTCAACGAAAAATAATGGGACAGAAAACTTTAAACCTGGAGAACTAGTAAAATTTTATGAGATTAATATCGAAGGATTTAATCAGATTGAACAACTAGTGAAAGAGGACAACTATTCAATTAAAAAGGAAGTGCGTTTTATTGATTCACATTGA
- a CDS encoding ankyrin repeat domain-containing protein, translating into MENLLAKLFDATEKGENEIVLEIISKQPNLIHEENEHGLTLLGIAAHYGQYEVVKTLVKNGAQINALSHSKLSFIPQNTALHAAIAGSKSIEVIDFLLTNGANPNISDSEGHTALHIAAFEGNTSIAEHLLKNGAEIKTNNSGKTPIDIAEERGNTAFINFYKRSNFMINP; encoded by the coding sequence ATGGAAAATTTACTTGCAAAATTATTTGATGCGACGGAAAAAGGCGAAAATGAAATTGTATTAGAGATAATAAGTAAACAGCCAAATTTGATTCATGAAGAAAATGAACATGGGTTAACATTACTTGGTATAGCGGCACATTACGGTCAATATGAAGTTGTAAAAACTTTAGTTAAAAATGGTGCTCAGATTAATGCACTTTCTCACTCAAAGCTTTCATTCATCCCACAAAACACAGCGCTTCATGCAGCAATTGCAGGTTCTAAGTCAATAGAAGTGATCGATTTTCTTTTAACAAATGGAGCAAATCCTAATATAAGCGACAGTGAAGGTCACACTGCATTACATATCGCAGCATTTGAAGGAAATACGTCTATTGCCGAACATTTGTTAAAAAACGGTGCTGAAATTAAAACGAATAATTCTGGTAAAACTCCAATTGATATTGCTGAAGAGCGTGGAAATACAGCGTTTATCAATTTTTATAAAAGAAGTAACTTTATGATTAATCCGTAG
- a CDS encoding biotin-dependent carboxyltransferase family protein — protein sequence MKEFFEVLQKGVSITIQDNGRNGFRHLGIPVSGAMDKLAYQIGNLLIGNKLNAASIEIAIGGTILKALNQFSIVITGGNLKPSINGKLVEMNKIIDIEKGEILAFNGGNTGVYSYVSVPGGIISECHFESQSSYEPASLGLICKKGTIIYGSSTSYKLVKNGLKHEYIPIYPKHNFVHFIKSSHFEKIPHQIKSQILSEPLTIGLFNRMGMYLSSKNANLEPFDANILSEGTTFGTIQVLPTGQPIILLADSQTTGGYATLGTIIYSDLWKLVQMQQGNTIQLIPVDVDEARLLNKRFYLFLNYLQIECRNKER from the coding sequence TTGAAAGAGTTTTTTGAAGTTTTACAAAAAGGTGTATCTATTACAATTCAAGATAATGGTAGGAATGGATTTAGACATTTAGGTATACCTGTTTCTGGTGCTATGGACAAGTTAGCTTATCAAATTGGAAATCTATTAATAGGAAATAAATTAAATGCAGCTAGTATCGAAATTGCGATTGGTGGTACAATCCTAAAAGCATTAAATCAATTTTCAATCGTCATTACAGGTGGAAATTTGAAACCTTCAATTAACGGTAAATTAGTTGAGATGAATAAAATAATCGACATAGAAAAAGGAGAGATTTTGGCTTTTAACGGGGGAAATACTGGTGTTTATTCATATGTATCAGTACCCGGCGGCATTATAAGTGAATGTCATTTCGAAAGTCAGTCCTCATATGAGCCTGCTTCTCTAGGATTAATATGTAAAAAAGGTACAATCATTTATGGTTCAAGCACTTCATATAAACTAGTGAAAAATGGACTAAAACATGAGTATATTCCAATCTATCCTAAGCATAATTTCGTTCATTTTATAAAAAGTAGTCATTTTGAGAAAATACCTCACCAGATAAAATCACAAATTTTATCTGAACCTCTTACAATTGGTCTATTTAATAGAATGGGTATGTATTTAAGTTCAAAAAATGCTAATTTAGAACCGTTTGATGCAAATATTTTATCAGAAGGCACTACTTTTGGAACGATTCAAGTACTACCAACTGGCCAACCAATTATCCTACTAGCAGACTCTCAAACTACAGGCGGGTATGCAACATTAGGTACAATAATTTATTCAGACCTATGGAAACTTGTACAAATGCAACAAGGAAATACAATTCAATTAATACCAGTAGATGTAGACGAGGCTAGACTTTTAAATAAAAGGTTTTACTTATTTTTGAATTATTTACAAATTGAATGTAGAAATAAGGAGAGATAA